GACAGCCGGATTGGCGGGACATCGTGAACGGGAATGTGTCCAGACATGTCCCGTTGCCTGCCGTTATCGGCGCGAAACCCCGCCGGGACGCGGCGCGCCCGGAATCGGACAAGACCGCACCGGGCCGGACCTCGCGGCGCTAACGACGGGGCGGTTCGACGGGATATCCGGCTTCCAGCCAGGCGTTCATGCTGCCCTTGACGTTGTAGGCGTGGCGGTACCCCAGATCCGCCAGCGTTTCGGCCGCGATATGGCTGCGGCGTCCGGACTGGCAGTAGACCACGATGTGGTCGTCCGGTTTAGCGCCGATCTCGCGATGGCGGGCTTTGATCTCGCGGAAATCGATGTTCCGGTCCGTTCCCGGAATGACTCCGGTGGCGTGTTCTTCCGGCGACCGGACATCGATCAAGAAAAAGCCTTTCTGGGCCAACGACGGCGCCTTGTTCAACCCGGCCCGCAGTTGTTGGACGGTCAGCACGTAAGAATGATAGGCCGGCACGCCGCTCGCGCCGGTCAGCACGAAGAGCAGCGCAAGGCTGCCCCACACAAGATATCGACGGTAGGCCATGGTCCTTCCTCCTTGTAACCGAGAAGGTCCGTGCAGAGACATGTCGCGTCGGGCAGGAGACGAACAGCACTTATGATAGGAGCCCCATGAAAGGCTGGTCAAGAGCCGTCGCGCTGGCGTGTTTGCTGACCCTGGGCGGCTGCGCGGACGGCGCCAAGGTGGTGCAGGAAACCGAGACCGGCGGGATCGTGGTGTATCCGTTCAAAGGCGAGCAGGGTCACCTGGTGTCACCCTTCCGGCGGGACGCGCTCCAACTGATCGCGCAGCGCTGCGGTAGCCAGTATACGATCGTCCGGGAAGGAGAGGCGAAGGGGCGAAGCCGGGTGTCAAGCGTGATGGGAGGAGCGGAAGAGGTGGTCCACGAACGCCGCTGGGGAATCCAGTTTCAATGCAAATGAAGGCGGAGCCCCGCCGAGTCAGGCCCTGGCCCACATTGTTCATGACGGTTCGTGACGAAACCGCCAAGACCCCACGCGTTGGACCCATTGCACGAGAAGAGCAATGGGCACCCCCGCGGGGAGCCCCGAGAGGCCGAGGCATACTTGAAACAGGATGTTGAGGCTGCGAGGGGCGAGCCCGCCCGGCTGGTCGCTGCCAGTCGCGGCCAGCCTTGTCGCAGCGGCGTATCGGCGGTTGCAGGAGAAGCGGTCATGAATAGTGTGGGCTGGCCGCCGCGTGGGCTTTCTCGTGCCGGCGCATCAGATCCTCGATGGTCAACAGGCTGAACAGCGTCACGCTCTGCCGTTCGACGTTCGCCTGTCCGTCCTGCTCCTTCCGGTCCACGATGACCAAGGCGTAGCGGACGTCGAGCCCGGCCTCGCGGGCCGCAGCGACGGCTTTGAGCAGCGATCCGCCGCTGGTGAGCACGTCGTCCACGATCAAGGCCCGATCGCCCGCCTGGACGGCCCCTTCGATCAACTTCCCCAGACCGTGATCCTTCGGCTGCTTGCGGACGACGAAGGTCCGCCAGTCCCTCCGTGGCGTCGCGCGAAAGCCGTAATCGGAGATGGTCGTTGCGATCGAAATGGCGCCCAGCTCCAGACCGCCGATGCAGTCGAACTCCAAATCCTTGAGGAGGTCCCATGCCGCCTGCGCCACCAACGCCCGGGGGCCGGGGTGGGCCATGAGGACTCGGCAATCCACATAAAACGGACTGGTCAGGCCGGAGGCCAGCTTGAAGCCGCCGTGGGGGTCCCACTTGAACGACCGGGTCGCAATAAACGCGTCCGCCAGCTCATCTCGTAACATAGTCGTTCCTCCGCTCGTCCTGCGCGCCGCCCGTGTTCATGGGACGGGGCGGCCGATTCTACACGCTTCGCCGCTCAAAACACATCCGCTTTTCGCCGGCCGTCCGTCTCGCCGCCGCCTACGTTCCCCCAAACCCCTTGACCTGGGTCGCCAGCATGCCGGCGACCAAGTCGAGATCGAAGGGCCAGGCGTAGCGAAAGACCACGCCGGGATGCGTTCGCCGAAGGTGGTCGATCGTCTGCGGAATCTCAATTTCGGCGTGGGACCCTCCGGGCGTCAGCATGGAGGAGATCACCGTGATCTCCCTGGCTCCTTCTTTGAGGAGCTCGTCGACCGCCTCCTCCAGCGTCGGCGCGCAATACTCATTGTAGGCGATGCGGAACAGGCTCCCCTCCAGCAGCGGCTCGAGCCGCGCGGCCAGGGCTTCGAGACCGGCCTTATAAGGATCGTTCGAGCTCGTCCGTGGCCACCGGCGAATCCGGCAATCCAAGTCCGCTTCCTCCGCCGTCGGTGCCCCGCCGGCCGCCCGCCGCTGCGCTTCCAGGCGCTTCAGTTTCATCACCAGCTCGTACGGACAATCCTTCGGAATGCCGCCGTGGCCGATCAAGATCACTCCTCGGTTGCTTTGCCGCATCCCCACTCTCCTTTTTACGGATCCGTTGCGCCAAGGATCAGACGTGATTGCGCAGCATGAACTCCTTGGGATGAGGATTCAGATACACCTGATTCCGAAGGGCTGCCACGTTATAGGCCCGGACATAATGTTTTAGGAGCGTGATCGGCACCACCAGCGGCACCAGCCCGCGGTGATAATCCTCGATGACGTCACGCAACTCTTCCCTTTCGCTGGCCTTCAGCAGACCCATCATATGGCTGGCGATGCGGCGGAGAACGCTCGCGTGCTTGTAAACCGTAGCTGTGGTCTTCAACGCCTCCATGATCCCCGCACCGTACCGCCGGGCCAAGTCGAGTGGTCGATACCGATGGGCGTTCGCCATGAGACGCCCGAGGCGCTGAAAGTGCTCGCGGCTGTGCGCCAGCAACAGATACTGATGGACCGTGTGAAAATCCACGATGGCTTGGCGCGTGACGCGCTTCTTGAGGAGGTCGCGCCAGCGTCGATAGCAGAACACCCGTTCGATGAAGTGTTCGCGAAGCACAGGATCGCACAATCGGCCCTCTTCCTCCACCGGGATCAGCGGGAAACGCTGCACGAACGCGCGCGCAAACAGCCCGACGCCCTTGAGGCTGGGGATCCCTTGAGAATTGAAGACGCGTACTCGCTCGACGCCGCAACTGGGCGAATCCTTCTTGAAGACGAATCCCGAGAGGTCCAACGCCTCCAGTTCGCGGACCCGCTCCTCCGAGAAGCGCGCCATCTCCTCCGTCCGATCGCAGGCGGAGTGCACCGTCAGGAGCCGCGGGTGCCGTGGATTGCCGACCAGCCGCATCGCCTCCCGCGGAACACCGAAGCCGGCTTCCACTTCCGGGCAGACCGGCACCCATTCCACGAACCGCCCGAGCACCTCGACCACGAAGCTGTCCCGCTTGTGCCCGCCATCGTAACGGACGTGGTCGCCGAGCAGGCAGCGACTGACGCCGAGGCGAATCGGCCTGCTGGCAGCTTCGCAAGTCTCGTCGAGCATACGTCGCGGTTTTATCAGATGCCAACCGGTGCGTGCACCGCGCGAGTCTGCATGACGCACGAAGGCATCATCTGCCTGGGCCCATTGCAACAGCGATGGGCAATGGGCCCAAGCCACGGGTGGAATGCGCGAATCCTCCTGAATCGAGGAACTGATGGTCTCCCACCTGGGGGAAGGTAAGGGTCTTGATCCCTCTCTTCTCCTCGCCCCCATTGGGGGAGAAGCTGCGGTGAGGGGGTTCTTTTCGGATACCACCCTCACCTGTCTCCTCTCCCTCCCGCGCGAGGGAGAGGATCCTTTCGGGAACCGGGGAAAGGCATTTTGCCGAGAGAAATATGTTCGGATCAGGGTTAACTCTCATGCCGCGGGTCGGGCGGATACCGCCGGCCCGAGGATCGCCTGCAGGGCCGGCTCCAGTGACGGATAGCGGAATCGGTACCCGCCTTGTTGCGCCACCTCGGGCAGGACGCGCTGCCCCGTCGTGAGCACCGTGCCGAGCTCGCCCAACGCCAGGCGCAGCACCCGCTCGGGCACCGGCAACCAGGAGGGTCGGCGCAGCACCCGGCCCAACGTGGCGCAGAACTCCCGCATCGTCACCGCGCCCGGAGCGACCGCATTGACCGGACTGCTCACCGCCGGCGCGGCCAACACCCATTCCATGATTCCGATAAGGTCTTGCCGGTGGATCCAGGATACCCATTGGGTCCCCGGCCCGATCGGCCCGCCGATGAAGGCGCGGAACGGCGGCAGCATTTTCGGGAGAGCCCCGCCGTCCTTCTCCAACACCATGCCGAAGCGCAAACAGACGACGCGGGCCCCGGCTTGCTGCGCCGACATCGCCTCCCGTTCCCAGGCCACGCACAGCTCGGCCAGAAACCCCGTTCCCGGCGGGTCATGCTCCTGCAAGGGACGGTCGTCACGGGGGCCATAGTAGCCGACGCCGGACGCGGAAAGGAACATGCGGGGGCGGGCGGAGGCTCGCCCGAGGGCCTGTGCCAGCAGTCGCGTGGGGGCGATGCGGCTCTCGTAGATCATCCGCTTGCGCTCGGCCGTCCATCGCGCCTCGGCAATCGAAGCCCCCGCCAGGTTGATCACCGCATCGGCCGCTTCCAACTCCCGTTCCCAGGGACCCGCCGTCACCCCGTCCCACTCGACGACCCTGACAGACGGGTCGAGGCCCAACTCGCCCTCTCCGGCCCGACGAGACAGCACCACGACATCATGGCCTTCAGCGGCCAACGCCCGGCACAATGCCCGACCGATAAAGCCGGTTCCGCCGGTGATCACGATCTTCATGGGTTCCTCCTCAGAGTGCGCGGCAATCGAGGGACACAGGCTATCGGGTCGGAGGGGTCAGATCAAGGGGAGGCAGGCCACAGGTACCTGAGCCTTTATCCTTGCCGAGAAGACAGCGACCTGCTGTGGAATGTCGTTAGCAGCCAAGCCTTGCGTGGAGACCGCTTACTGAGCAGGTTGTCGAAAAACTATTGCGGCGCCATCGAACCGCAAGACCTCGGCAGATGACAACCAGGATCAGCATAGCCGGCAGGATGTTGAAAAAGGCCGTCGCACCCGCTAGGCGGGTACCCAGGCCGCAGCGAGCGAGGAGGCGAGGCGTACTCGCGGCACCCGTTGCTCTTCTTGCTGCAACAGGTCCAAGACGTTGAGCCTCGGAGCATCAGCTCCATTGTGCTACAAGAGCACTGGGTACCCCCAACAAAGCTGGCGGACTTTTTCAACGGCCTGTTAGTGTTTGGAGCCCGCCGAGGTCACGGATCGCTCGAACGACACCGCCCCGTCAACCAGCACGAACAAGGCAACCAGCCCGAGCAGGGCTCCTCCGGTAAACCAGCCGAGCGGCGACAATTTCCACGTGTGATCCGTGATTCCGGCCAACACCCCGATCACTCCGCACAGAAACGCGACGCCCGCGCCGATTCGGGCGATGGTGGTCCGCTTGAGGCCTGGTCCCATGGGGCACCTCCTGTGGTGATGATCCGACTCAACGGTCAACGCAAAGGGTACCGGACGCCTTGTTCCGACACGCGCTCGCGCAGGGCGAGCTTGTACCAGGGCGCCACGCATCACCGCTTCTCCGGCCATGAAGCAAGCCACGCGCGCTGCGTCGGTCGCGTGTGTCCACCGGCCCGGCTCCTGTGGCCGGGAGTGTACGCTCTGGGGCTCGGGGATTCAATGAAAGGTTCGTGACGCCTTTGCTCACCCTCAGACGTTTACGGAAGGTATCTCTCCCAGCATGACTTGCCCAGACTGCGGGGGCATGTCATCTGCATAGGTCTTCCAGAACAGAATGGGTTCCCTCATCTCATTCCTATCGATGCGATTTGTATCTACGATGATCACAAAGTCTCGATCTTTTCCGTTGGTAAGCTCCCATTCATCTTCTGGGAAAATGACACGCCCGATCGCGGTCAATGGATTCTCGAACCATTGATTCCCAAACAAACGGGAAGGGATTTCGACGCCGTGTTGCTTATCAAAACCCTTCACGGCTTTGGATACTGTCCTTGGCACGGTGAAAACTGCCTTGATGTCATGAGCTGACACTGACCCCTTATTAAGAAGTGAGATGCTCAGGGCGTATTCGCATACGGTTCCTTCTCGACCTATGAATCTTCGTAAGAAGGTGGGGACGATAAGGGGATGTTTCACGCGATTCATGACATCCCGGATCTCATGGTCTTCCATCGGAACAGATTCAAAATTGAACCGCTTGTAGTACCTCTTGTCTCCCGCCTGATGAGCCGTCTGCCCCTGTGGAACGCCTACAACATATGCGACCTTCCCGGGAGCGGAAGTGGTGAGTGGTACCGGATTGATATGGAGTCCAGTCAATCGTGGACGGACCCGTCCGTTGATCACTTGCTCAAGCCACTCCTTTGTAATCTGCGACGGATCGATCCCATCCAACCTCCGGGGCACATACCCTTCTTCCACCATGCCATAGACAATCACGCCGCCAGCACCGTTCGCCAAAGCCGAAACGTCCTTGCTGATTTCATTCTTCGCTCTGTCGTTGGCAGTGAGGGCGTCACCGCTCTTGTATTCGAGATCGATTCTCTCCTCTACTCCATTCTGAATTAGCGAGAGTAGATCCTGCTCCATCCATTCCGATGCGGACTTTTCCATAAGGTCGCCACCTTCTTTGTCGTCCGTGGTCACCGAAATCCTGTGGGCAAGAGCATATATGCCATGCCCCGTTAACAGGCGAAGCATGCCAGCACACCGGTCAAGCAAGGCGCCGCACGGATCGTTGTGGCCCCCCTTTCCCTTGCGGGCGCGGCCATGACACTATGCCGCGAGCAGATCGTACCCGCTCGCGCTCCGCTGCCAGACGTAGTCATAAACACGTCCAGCGACCGCTTCGGTCTCCTCGTCTGTGAACGGAGGACGAGGCAGCGTTTGCCAGAGGTGATCGAGGATAAACACTTTCACCTCGGCCTGGGTGGCGGTGTTCTGCGTCCAGTCGTGCATGGGGCGAAGCAACTCGCGCAAAGACGGGAGCAGGGCCTTGCTTGCCTGCTTGAGTCTCTCACGATCCGCCCTGCTGATATTATCTTTGAACAACAGGTCAAACAGCGCTAATTCGTCGTCGCTGAGCCCCTCCTCCGCAGCACGCCGTTGTTCCGCATCGAGGCTCTGTGCAAGCGCGACGAGCTTCGCAAAGGTCTCTTCAACGGTCACACGATCCTTTTCGCGATTGTAGTCTGCAATGATCTCCTGATACTTTTTATAATAGTCCATCCGCATCGGGTTCCTGGCGAGCATCTGCGCCAGCCTTTTCTCGACCACGTCGCGAATGTCTTGGAGGGCGGCGTGCTTGCGCCGGACCTTGCCGGCAAACTCATCCCGGAGCCTGCCGAAATCGATCCGGCTTAGGTCCACTGTGAGCCCCTCGGCGTGATCTTCGCCGGGTGCCTGAGCCCTGATGGCCTCATTAACGATGCGATGGAGTTCCTTCAACACCTCAGTGACATCCGCGGTGTCGCGCCTCTCCTGCAACTTCTTGTAAATCGCCTCGATGTTGTCGTGGCGTTCCGCGTAGGCGAGGGCACTCGGCTCCATGAGCAATGCCTTGAATCGGGCAAAGACCTGTCGCGCCATAATCTCGAAGCGTCGTTTCACTTCGTCTGAGGTATAGAGTGCACCCACGGCATCCCGCAGTGCTTCGATACGCGCGAACCCGGTTGCACCGTGAAGCCGGCCTGGATCGAACCCCAGTCCTCTGAGATGGTTTTCCGCCGCCTCCAGCGCCTGCGCCAAGAACGCCACCAACTCTTCGATCGGGGCCACGATGGCCTCGCCTCCATCAGCATGCTCCTCGTCACCGACAGCGTACTGCGCCAGCGCTTCGCGCAAGCTCTTGAGCATCCCGTTGTAGTCGACAATGACGCCGCACTCCTTGCTGGGATACACCCGATTGGCGCGGGCGATGGCCTGCATGAGGGTATGAGCCTTCATCGGCTTGTCGATATACAGAGTCCCGAGACATTCCACGTCAAACCCGGTCAGCCACATGGCGCAGACGACGGCGATGCGAAACGGATGCTGGGGGTCTTTGAAGGCGTCATCCACCGCCACCCGCTTGCCGTCGGACGTCTGGAAGCCGGTCTTCATCACGACACGATGCGGGATGATATCGAAGCCCCACTTTTGGAAGTCGCGGACCTCGTTCTGCGCTTCGCTAATGACGATCTCGATGATGGTGCTCTCCATCCACTGAGCCTGCCCGCGCAACGACTCAAGCTTCTTGGCGAGATGCTCCCGCGTGTCAGGGCCGCTGGCAGCGGCCAATTCCGCTTCTGTGATGGGAATCAGGGTCTTGACCTGCGCAAGCTTCGCCTGCCAGCGCGGCTCAATGCGCTGGAACATCCGCGCGCAGGTAATCTTGTCGATTCACACGAGCATTGACTTGCCGGTCTGCCAGCGTGTGCTGCAGTGCTCGACGAAGTCATCAGCCAACTTATCCAGTCGATCGTCAGCCGTGATGACCTCATAGTCCTGCCCGAGGAGGTGCTCCAACAGCGCGGTCTGATCCGGATCAAGCTCTGCCTCCTCGATCTTTGCCGCAATCCGATCGTTCAAATCGAGCCGGGCGATGCCCAGCTTCTCGCCCCGATTCTCGTACACAAGCTTGACCGTGGACTGATCCTCCTCGGACCGTTTGAAGTCATACCGGGAGATGTAATCGCCGAAGATGCGCCTGGTCAGTTCGTCATGCTTGAATAGCGGAGTCCCGGTGAAGCCGATGAACGCGGCGTTGGGCAGAGCGAGCCGCATATTGCGCGCGAACTTCCCAGCCTGGGTTCGGTGCGCCTCGTCCGAGATCACAATGATGTCGTCACGCTCGCTGTAAGGCTCGGTGACAGGTTGGTTGAACTTGTGGATCAGGCTGAAGATGAACCGGTGGTTGCCGCGCAAGAGTTCCTGAAGTTCCTTCCCTGAACTGGCCCGCGGCGTCTTCTCATCTGCCACTCCGCAACAGACGAACGCCCGCCAAATCTGGTCGTCCAGATCCTCCCGATCGGTCATGAGTAGGAAGGTAAAGTTGCCGGGCACGACGCGACGCACCTTTTCGGCGAAGAACGCCATCGAGTAGGACTTCCCGCTCCCCTGGGTGTGCCAGAACACCCCCAACCGCCCGAGATCAGGGTGCGCCCGCTTGACCAAAGGGAGTTCATGGTCTTCGGCATGGTTGGAGGCCACCCGTGAGGCATAGGCCGATTCGGCTGGAGGCCCCTCCGCAGCCTTGAGCAAGTCCGGCTTCGGGATGCGGTACTCGATGACACGCTCTCGAAGGGGAATGGTCCGCTTGAGCTCCTCCTGTCGAAGGACGGACGCAACCGCATTATTCACTCCAAGCAACTGTTGGTTGCGAGCTACAATCTTCCGCGTACCGCCGGGCCGGCTGTCGTCGAACAGAATGAAATTCTCGACGAGGTCGAGCAGCCGCTCCTTGGCCAGCATCCCTTCCAGGAGCGTCTGAGCATCCACGCGACCCTTTTCATTCTCCGAGTTGCGCTTCCACTCGACGAAGTGCTCCCACTTGCTGGTGATCGAGCCATAGCGGGCGCGATCCCCATTGCTCACCACAAGGAACGCGTTATGGTGGAAGGCGTGGGCGATGCTGTGCTCGCTCAGGTAGTCCGTGAGATTGTCGTCGAGCCCGGCGCGAATGGTTCGGTAGACCGCCTTCAGCTCGATGAAGACCAGCGGCAGGCCGTTGACGAAGCACACCAAGTCCGCTCGCCGATTGTAGTGGGGCACCCGCACGCCCTGGATTTTCAACTCGCGTACGGCGAGGAAGCGGTTACTAGCAGCCTGCCGGAAGTCGATCACCTGGGCGTGCGCATGGCGGGTTTCACCGGAAGCCTCGCGCCACTCGACCGGGACGCCACCGCGAATGAAGCCGTAGAACTCCCGGTTGTGCTGCAAGAGCGAGCGCGCGAAGTCGATGCGCCTGAGCCTCTCGATCGCTTGCTCGCGGGCTGATGGCGGCAGGTCGGGATTGAGCCGTTCAAGCGCCGCGCGCAAATCACGCACGAGCACCACATCGCGTTCCGACATGCGCCCCAGCGTGCCCTCCGGTCCGAACGTCTCTTCGTTATAAGCATAGACACTCTCCCAGCCGAGGCGGTCGTGCAGGTAGCCTGCGAACGTTTGCTGGACCAGTCGATCCTCACTGTTGATGTCGGTGATCATCGGCGGACACTCAACTGGTTCGCCATTTGAGCCACGATTCCGAAGGCTCTGTCCAAATCGAACGCCCTAAAGTCTTCGGTTCGTAAAACCGGCCGCAGTTGAGGTTCAACTTGTTGCCTCAGTGCGGACAACCGGCTTGCCGAGACATCGACCGGATCGTTACCGAGGATCTGTATTTTGTCATGCACCAGCGCGACCAGCTCGGTATTGTCCGGCTTCAGGCCCAGGGTCCGAACGGCGTAGTCCAAATCGAAGAAGTCACGCAACGCAGGTTCCCGGCGGGACAAAGCCGCCCGGAACTTTTCGGCAAACGCTTCGATCTTGGAAATGCATCGCACCGGCTTGACGGGAACAAGCTGTTCGCGAGACACAGGATCGAGAAGAATCGTCTTGGCTTGGCCATCGACAGGCGGCAGCACCAGAGGCTCCCGAAGACCCACCTCGATCTTGATCGTCTCGTCTCGTCCCCCAAGGGACGAGGCATACCCGATGACCGCATTATATTGCGTCGAGTTATTCGCGCCAGTCAGCGGTTCGACCACACGCACAAAGGGAAACTGATCCGGAAGCGCGGCGACGAAGTCCTTCAGTCTCTTCGCCCGCGCGCTTCTCGCCGATCGAGGCGCATCCACCGGCATGGGAATGACGAAGTCCAAATCTTCGCTCATGCGATAGAAATCGGCATACACCTTTGCGAGGCAGGTGCCGCCCTTGAACACGAGGCCGTCGTGGGTCGCAGTCAAAGCCTCCAGTAGCACCGTGCAGACATAATCCTTCTCGATCAGACGCTCAGGAAAACCATGGTGCTGGCTGGTGAAACCAAGCGCTTCACGAAACAGCTCGATTGGCGTGAAGAGATCTGGCATGGACATCACATCCGGTCGTTCATCACCACGCCCCAGCGCGGATTCACGGTGCCCCGTTTTGGCTTTCGTGGATTCCATGGGATGGGACTGCTCGTTCGCGTCAGAGCCCGTTCCAGCTTGCGCAACAATTTTTCCTCGACGCCTTCCCGTTCCAGCAGGGCACCCATCCTTCGGATCGTCCCTTTATCGCCGTAGCGCAGGGTGCACGCCACCAACTCCGCCGCGCTGATCCGCCGGGCCTTCAACTCCCGACGAATCCACGCATACCCGCGCGGGATGCCGTTAAAGCGAGACCAGTCATACACGGCATCGACCAACGACCGAACCCGCGAAGAATAGACCGCGGTCTCTCCGTCTGGCGCCGGCACTGTCGTCGTGTCACCAAGCCGCTCATCGGCCACCTTGATCAAGGTCATGTCGACTGCGCCGATTTTCCAGTCCCCCGATATCCGGTTGTTATACGCATACAGTCGGACGGGAACCTGCTCATCAAAACCGTAATAATTGAAAGCATTGGGCCCGGAGAGTTGGTATCGCCCCTTGCGTTCTTTCATCAGTGTGTTCAAGGCCAGCACTTCGTTCGGACTCCATTTGCCGCCGAGCGGCAGTTTTCGTGGCACGAGATACAGCCCGCGTTGAACGCGGGCAATCCACCCGGCTTTGGCCAGCCGACTGAGCAGATTGCGCTCGCGCGGCGCGGACAAATGCAGTGGTCGCACCAATTCACCCGCCCGGACGGTCGTTTGTCCCCGCATCTGAACATACGCAAACAGGAGCCGTTCGATCTCTCCCAAGCCCTTTTTCATGGCTGCACTGTATATATGGGTAAATCGCCTGTCAAGCGACTATCGATGAAATAGTATGCGAGGCCTTAGACAGGCATCTCCCCACTCATCAGGCGCGGCAACAGGAGGTCACGGGCGGCGCGGAGCCGCACGTTCTGAAGCCGATGAATATGAGACTGAGAGAGGAGTGGCTCCGCTAGTTCGTTGAATGTTCCAAGAAGCGCGGACCGTGGAACAAGAATTTCGGCC
This genomic window from Nitrospirota bacterium contains:
- a CDS encoding rhodanese-like domain-containing protein; amino-acid sequence: MAYRRYLVWGSLALLFVLTGASGVPAYHSYVLTVQQLRAGLNKAPSLAQKGFFLIDVRSPEEHATGVIPGTDRNIDFREIKARHREIGAKPDDHIVVYCQSGRRSHIAAETLADLGYRHAYNVKGSMNAWLEAGYPVEPPRR
- the pyrE gene encoding orotate phosphoribosyltransferase codes for the protein MLRDELADAFIATRSFKWDPHGGFKLASGLTSPFYVDCRVLMAHPGPRALVAQAAWDLLKDLEFDCIGGLELGAISIATTISDYGFRATPRRDWRTFVVRKQPKDHGLGKLIEGAVQAGDRALIVDDVLTSGGSLLKAVAAAREAGLDVRYALVIVDRKEQDGQANVERQSVTLFSLLTIEDLMRRHEKAHAAASPHYS
- a CDS encoding CbiX/SirB N-terminal domain-containing protein; translated protein: MRQSNRGVILIGHGGIPKDCPYELVMKLKRLEAQRRAAGGAPTAEEADLDCRIRRWPRTSSNDPYKAGLEALAARLEPLLEGSLFRIAYNEYCAPTLEEAVDELLKEGAREITVISSMLTPGGSHAEIEIPQTIDHLRRTHPGVVFRYAWPFDLDLVAGMLATQVKGFGGT
- a CDS encoding DUF523 and DUF1722 domain-containing protein codes for the protein MLDETCEAASRPIRLGVSRCLLGDHVRYDGGHKRDSFVVEVLGRFVEWVPVCPEVEAGFGVPREAMRLVGNPRHPRLLTVHSACDRTEEMARFSEERVRELEALDLSGFVFKKDSPSCGVERVRVFNSQGIPSLKGVGLFARAFVQRFPLIPVEEEGRLCDPVLREHFIERVFCYRRWRDLLKKRVTRQAIVDFHTVHQYLLLAHSREHFQRLGRLMANAHRYRPLDLARRYGAGIMEALKTTATVYKHASVLRRIASHMMGLLKASEREELRDVIEDYHRGLVPLVVPITLLKHYVRAYNVAALRNQVYLNPHPKEFMLRNHV
- a CDS encoding TIGR01777 family oxidoreductase, whose amino-acid sequence is MKIVITGGTGFIGRALCRALAAEGHDVVVLSRRAGEGELGLDPSVRVVEWDGVTAGPWERELEAADAVINLAGASIAEARWTAERKRMIYESRIAPTRLLAQALGRASARPRMFLSASGVGYYGPRDDRPLQEHDPPGTGFLAELCVAWEREAMSAQQAGARVVCLRFGMVLEKDGGALPKMLPPFRAFIGGPIGPGTQWVSWIHRQDLIGIMEWVLAAPAVSSPVNAVAPGAVTMREFCATLGRVLRRPSWLPVPERVLRLALGELGTVLTTGQRVLPEVAQQGGYRFRYPSLEPALQAILGPAVSARPAA
- a CDS encoding ATP-binding protein, whose protein sequence is MTTDDKEGGDLMEKSASEWMEQDLLSLIQNGVEERIDLEYKSGDALTANDRAKNEISKDVSALANGAGGVIVYGMVEEGYVPRRLDGIDPSQITKEWLEQVINGRVRPRLTGLHINPVPLTTSAPGKVAYVVGVPQGQTAHQAGDKRYYKRFNFESVPMEDHEIRDVMNRVKHPLIVPTFLRRFIGREGTVCEYALSISLLNKGSVSAHDIKAVFTVPRTVSKAVKGFDKQHGVEIPSRLFGNQWFENPLTAIGRVIFPEDEWELTNGKDRDFVIIVDTNRIDRNEMREPILFWKTYADDMPPQSGQVMLGEIPSVNV
- a CDS encoding type I restriction enzyme endonuclease domain-containing protein, whose amino-acid sequence is MFQRIEPRWQAKLAQVKTLIPITEAELAAASGPDTREHLAKKLESLRGQAQWMESTIIEIVISEAQNEVRDFQKWGFDIIPHRVVMKTGFQTSDGKRVAVDDAFKDPQHPFRIAVVCAMWLTGFDVECLGTLYIDKPMKAHTLMQAIARANRVYPSKECGVIVDYNGMLKSLREALAQYAVGDEEHADGGEAIVAPIEELVAFLAQALEAAENHLRGLGFDPGRLHGATGFARIEALRDAVGALYTSDEVKRRFEIMARQVFARFKALLMEPSALAYAERHDNIEAIYKKLQERRDTADVTEVLKELHRIVNEAIRAQAPGEDHAEGLTVDLSRIDFGRLRDEFAGKVRRKHAALQDIRDVVEKRLAQMLARNPMRMDYYKKYQEIIADYNREKDRVTVEETFAKLVALAQSLDAEQRRAAEEGLSDDELALFDLLFKDNISRADRERLKQASKALLPSLRELLRPMHDWTQNTATQAEVKVFILDHLWQTLPRPPFTDEETEAVAGRVYDYVWQRSASGYDLLAA
- a CDS encoding type I restriction endonuclease, yielding MITDINSEDRLVQQTFAGYLHDRLGWESVYAYNEETFGPEGTLGRMSERDVVLVRDLRAALERLNPDLPPSAREQAIERLRRIDFARSLLQHNREFYGFIRGGVPVEWREASGETRHAHAQVIDFRQAASNRFLAVRELKIQGVRVPHYNRRADLVCFVNGLPLVFIELKAVYRTIRAGLDDNLTDYLSEHSIAHAFHHNAFLVVSNGDRARYGSITSKWEHFVEWKRNSENEKGRVDAQTLLEGMLAKERLLDLVENFILFDDSRPGGTRKIVARNQQLLGVNNAVASVLRQEELKRTIPLRERVIEYRIPKPDLLKAAEGPPAESAYASRVASNHAEDHELPLVKRAHPDLGRLGVFWHTQGSGKSYSMAFFAEKVRRVVPGNFTFLLMTDREDLDDQIWRAFVCCGVADEKTPRASSGKELQELLRGNHRFIFSLIHKFNQPVTEPYSERDDIIVISDEAHRTQAGKFARNMRLALPNAAFIGFTGTPLFKHDELTRRIFGDYISRYDFKRSEEDQSTVKLVYENRGEKLGIARLDLNDRIAAKIEEAELDPDQTALLEHLLGQDYEVITADDRLDKLADDFVEHCSTRWQTGKSMLV
- a CDS encoding nucleotidyl transferase AbiEii/AbiGii toxin family protein, whose product is MESTKAKTGHRESALGRGDERPDVMSMPDLFTPIELFREALGFTSQHHGFPERLIEKDYVCTVLLEALTATHDGLVFKGGTCLAKVYADFYRMSEDLDFVIPMPVDAPRSARSARAKRLKDFVAALPDQFPFVRVVEPLTGANNSTQYNAVIGYASSLGGRDETIKIEVGLREPLVLPPVDGQAKTILLDPVSREQLVPVKPVRCISKIEAFAEKFRAALSRREPALRDFFDLDYAVRTLGLKPDNTELVALVHDKIQILGNDPVDVSASRLSALRQQVEPQLRPVLRTEDFRAFDLDRAFGIVAQMANQLSVRR
- a CDS encoding type IV toxin-antitoxin system AbiEi family antitoxin domain-containing protein, producing the protein MKKGLGEIERLLFAYVQMRGQTTVRAGELVRPLHLSAPRERNLLSRLAKAGWIARVQRGLYLVPRKLPLGGKWSPNEVLALNTLMKERKGRYQLSGPNAFNYYGFDEQVPVRLYAYNNRISGDWKIGAVDMTLIKVADERLGDTTTVPAPDGETAVYSSRVRSLVDAVYDWSRFNGIPRGYAWIRRELKARRISAAELVACTLRYGDKGTIRRMGALLEREGVEEKLLRKLERALTRTSSPIPWNPRKPKRGTVNPRWGVVMNDRM